The nucleotide sequence ATCGGACCCAACTGTCCCGGGATCATGAGCCCGGGCAAGGCCAACATGGGCATCATGCCGACCGAGATCGCTACACCTGGACCCGTGGGTCTAATAAGTCGGTCCGGAACCCTTACTTATCAAGTGGTCCAAGAACTCACAAGGGCGGGGATCGGGCAGTCGACCTGTATAGGAATTGGAGGAGACCCTTTTATTGGCTCGCGATTCGTCGACTTGCTCTGGCGATTCGAAGAGGATCCTGAAACTGAGGCCATCGTAATTATTGGTGAGATAGGCGGTTCCGACGAGGAGCGTGCTGCTGCTTGGATACGGGACAACGCAACCAAGCCAGTTGTAGCTTATGTTGCTGGTTTCGAGGCACCCGAGGGAAAGCGAATGGGGCATGCGGGGGCTATCGTTTCGGGGAGCAAAGGCACCGCGAAGGCAAAAGCTCAGGCACTCGAAGAATGTGGGGTAGCCGTAGCACGCTATCCCTCGGAAGTCGCAGCGCTCATAGCCAAGGTCTTGGGGTAGGGCTCAACAGGTCAATCTTCGAGGATCCTAAGCGACTGCTCGACTCGTTCGTCGACGGAGCCGCTGACCGTGTAGTACTGGACGTCGTAGTTGCGAAGGATGTCGAGAATTCGAGTGTCGATATCTTTTTGGAACTCGGGGTCTTCTGGGCGGAGCCCGTCGGGGACT is from Acidimicrobiia bacterium and encodes:
- a CDS encoding succinate--CoA ligase subunit alpha, which encodes MSILLDEDTRVTVQGLTGREGSFHALRNKSYGTKVVAGVTPGKGGSDVEGIPVYDTVAEAVEREGANAALIFVPAKFAPNAVYEAADAGVDLIVCITEGIAAHDEATFVEYVRCLASTRNGGHPVLIGPNCPGIMSPGKANMGIMPTEIATPGPVGLISRSGTLTYQVVQELTRAGIGQSTCIGIGGDPFIGSRFVDLLWRFEEDPETEAIVIIGEIGGSDEERAAAWIRDNATKPVVAYVAGFEAPEGKRMGHAGAIVSGSKGTAKAKAQALEECGVAVARYPSEVAALIAKVLG